The genomic segment CTGCCATTACAGGAATTAATGTATCACAATGCTTCAAAAGTTCTTCAACCACAATTTCGACAGGACGGTTCTTTCGAGGGGCATTTTTCCCCACATCAGCCAGGATATTTTCGATTTCTTCGGGATCAAGAAGATAATTTTCTATTTCCCATCTGCATAAAGGTCTGACATATTCACCAAGGGGTTTTGCATTCACATACTTGTCATCATCAGTTTCCCAGAATATATTCCATTTATTATAGGTCATCAGTGCATCACGGTCAACAATTCCAAAAGCAATAATTCCTTTTTCCCGGTCAGATTCCACAAGGGTCATAACCTGTCCGCAGCCACCTCCCATTCCTGAATCAGCAGACTGAAATTCCAGGAATTCTCCCTGATCATAAAACCAGCGTTCTTTAAAAATTTGATAATCTTCTTCAGATTCAAGATAAACAATGACCCTTCTGACATATTTTGCATCAATATCTTTGTTTTTTTGTATGTTCTTGAAACTGCCCATTTTTTTTAGACAACCTCCAAATTATCTTCAATAATATGACCGCCTTTTCTCAGGTTTTTTTCCTCTGTTTCATATGAAAAACCATTTAATATCTCACGAGAATGAGTGGTGGAAATAATTGAAAGTCCTGGAATATCTTTTGCCATGTCTTTTAATATATTCAGTAGGCGGTGCTGCATTTTGGGGTGAAGATGCACATCCATTTCATCAATTAGTAAAATAGTATTTCTGGTCATATGTGTGCCAATACGCAGGAATAGTTGAACAAGACTTTTTTCACCGCTGCTCAGTTTATCCAGAGAATGTTTTTGGCCTTCACTCATTATGACTGCCTCAGGAGGTGATTTTTGAACGCCTTTTAAAAATTTTGTTTTTCTTTTAAAGACACGATTGTTTATTATATCTCTTGCGCGTTCGAACCGTCCATCATCCAGCCATCTAAGCCATACAAGCAAATTATCCAGGGACTTTGTCCAGTTCGAACCGTCTTGTGAAAATGTGTAAACTGGTTTGTATCCCCAGTCATCAGGCTGAATAATCATTCTTTGTTTTTCCAATACAGCAGGAATATCCCGGTAGGCAGAAAAATACAGAAGCGTAGGCAGGGATATTTGACTTTCTTCAAATCCAAAAGATTCGATATCAAAATTATTTTTTATATTGCTCAGAAGGTCATTGACCAATTCATCATTTTTATTGATGCGTTCCAAACGCCCGCTGGTACGCCGTCTAAATCCAAAGCGATGCCATGAACTTGCGCTAAATTTTATTAGACGGTCTTCAGTCCAGACTGAAATCCCAGAACTGTCACAAGTGCCTGCTATCAAAGATAAAATTATTGTCTGATCTTTACCATCTCTAAATAATCTGAGGAGAATATCCCACTGCACACATCCTTTTTGATGATCCAGGGCATCGTAACCCAGAGATTCTATTTCTCGATACCTCAGCATATTCATTAGTATTGCCATTAATTCAAGAATTGTTGTTTTTCCTTTACCATTTTCCGATACAAATAAAAAAAAATTACACGGTTCATCATCTTCATTTGTAAAATCAAAAACAACCGGGCTTTCCTGAAAAGGTCCGATTTTATCTATGGTTAGAAAAAGCGGCTCAAAACTATGAATCAAGAAATTATCAAGTATCATTATTCATTCCTCCTAAATTTGCTGATACATTCTTCGATATCATTCTGCTTTATTTTGACACCATGTACACGGATAATATTAGAACCGGATATCTTAATAAGCATATCGCCTTTTCCTGAAAGACGTTCTGCTCCGACTTCATCAAGTATTATCTTTGATTCAGAAGATTTCTGAACAGTAAGAGCAATACGGGAAGGAATATTGGATCGTAACAGCCCGCTGAAAGTTTCAGCATCTGGACGCTGAGTGGAAAGAATCAGATGAATACCGGCAGCTCTGCCTTTTTGGGCCAGTCTTGCCAATGGTGTTTCTATGGCACGGGATTGGATAAATATATCTGCAAGCTCTTCAACAAAAACAACAATTCGGGGTAATTCTATAACACCTTTAATTTCTCCTTCAATAATATCTCGAACTTTGTTTGAGGCAAGAATAGATTCCCTTTCTTCCATTTCATTGACGAGCTGTGTCAGTATTCTCAAAGCTTCTTCAGATGATGTAATAACCTTTCCGTACATATGATGAGGCAATGCTGCATAAGGTGTGAATTCAACATGCTTGGGATCAATAAGGCATATTTTTAATTGATCGGAGGATTGGCTTAAAAGTAGTGACAATAGAAGCGTGTGCAGGCAAATACTTTTGCCGCTGCCAGTTGTTCCGCCAACTAGAATATGGGGAGCTTCAGTAATGTCAAATATAAAAGGTTTGCCCAATACATCAACACCTGGCCAGGCAGG from the Desulfonema limicola genome contains:
- a CDS encoding DUF4435 domain-containing protein, which encodes MGSFKNIQKNKDIDAKYVRRVIVYLESEEDYQIFKERWFYDQGEFLEFQSADSGMGGGCGQVMTLVESDREKGIIAFGIVDRDALMTYNKWNIFWETDDDKYVNAKPLGEYVRPLCRWEIENYLLDPEEIENILADVGKNAPRKNRPVEIVVEELLKHCDTLIPVMAANILLHQKNKKALGTEYQLKIFDRQSMDDITQEILVKRLDNEEQDIETYKKYMLKIESFSANTPEGSMEKWDCLNRMIDGKCLYRRITKIHNLSNKFRYQLARQIRQKDRIKSEIINIIEYFKKQCPA
- a CDS encoding AAA family ATPase, which produces MILDNFLIHSFEPLFLTIDKIGPFQESPVVFDFTNEDDEPCNFFLFVSENGKGKTTILELMAILMNMLRYREIESLGYDALDHQKGCVQWDILLRLFRDGKDQTIILSLIAGTCDSSGISVWTEDRLIKFSASSWHRFGFRRRTSGRLERINKNDELVNDLLSNIKNNFDIESFGFEESQISLPTLLYFSAYRDIPAVLEKQRMIIQPDDWGYKPVYTFSQDGSNWTKSLDNLLVWLRWLDDGRFERARDIINNRVFKRKTKFLKGVQKSPPEAVIMSEGQKHSLDKLSSGEKSLVQLFLRIGTHMTRNTILLIDEMDVHLHPKMQHRLLNILKDMAKDIPGLSIISTTHSREILNGFSYETEEKNLRKGGHIIEDNLEVV